Proteins encoded together in one Lathyrus oleraceus cultivar Zhongwan6 chromosome 5, CAAS_Psat_ZW6_1.0, whole genome shotgun sequence window:
- the LOC127081100 gene encoding uncharacterized protein LOC127081100 — protein MYVHVNGIPTVDFKVSRGLRQGDPLFPFLFLLVAEGFFGLLHQVVALGDFEGFHINDNMHLELLQFTDDTILIGEDSWTSLWTLKALLRGFMLVSELRTDNSFLACGFGLIRFVFLDIPIGINPRRKEVWAPIVGKMNRRLTVWHNRLLSIGGVKPKPNEKGRFVWLRHKDGFSVKVL, from the exons ATGTATGTTCATGTTAATGGGATTCCTACGGTGGATTTCAAGGTTTCTAGAGGCCTTAGACAAGGGGATccccttttcccttttctttttcttttggtaGCAGAAGGATTTTTCGGTTTATTACATCAAGTGGTTGCTTTAGGGGATTTTGAAGGGTTTCACATTAATGATAATATGCATCTTGAATTGCTTCAATTCACGGATGATACAATCTTGATTGGAGAGGATTCATGGACAAGCCTTTGGACCCTTAAAGCTTTACTTAGAGGCTTTATGTTGGTGTCAGAGCTACGG ACAGACAATTCTTTCTTGGCTTGTGGTTTTGGTTTGATTCGTTTTGTGTTTCTTGACATTCCAATCGGGATTAATCCTAGAAGAAAAGAGGTCTGGGCACCGATTGTTGGCAAGATGAATAGAAGGTTAACGGTGTGGCATAATAGACTTTTATCTATTGGAG GGGTGAAGCCTAAGCCTAATGAAAAGGGCCGTTTTGTTTGGTTGAGACACAAAGATGGTTTCTCGGTGAAAGTGCTATAA